In Diadema setosum chromosome 19, eeDiaSeto1, whole genome shotgun sequence, a genomic segment contains:
- the LOC140242736 gene encoding S-adenosylmethionine-dependent methyltransferase Rv2258c-like produces MSGKYDNETFEEFCGRLGGVISDGHLSLCIALGVRSGLFDVLIEHQGNPMTSVELAEAAGLKERYVREWLGAMTCSHIVDLDATGQRYHLPARRAGCFEAGNPAYGTTQLSLSVPILSEVFNNMSESIKADGPRGLTFEASKSFNEVEENFTMKWYQDCLCQQFIPAYPEIQGMLERGIQMLDLGCGRGVATRTLAKQFPNSHFTGLDIREENVKEATEAAEAMGLKNVEYVTCDATGMSAEWTNKFDYVFTFNVLHDTSRPDTILADVRRVLKKDGGRLSVVEFGSHSEHAMNIDSYPSAGMLYTISLFHCLPVSYQEEDSLGLGTLWGKDKVVEFLKQCGFVVKSVSEVPMLPEAHFLCEVAQK; encoded by the exons ATGTCCGGAAAGTACGACAACGAAACTTTCGAGGAGTTCTGCGGCCGCTTGGGAGGCGTTATCTCCGACGGTCACCTGTCTCTGTGCATAGCACTCGGCGTGAGGAGTGGTCTCTTTGACGTGTTGATCGAACATCAGGGAAACCCCATGACTTCGGTCGAATTGGCCGAGGCCGCAGGCTTGAAAGAGAG GTACGTCCGCGAGTGGCTGGGCGCCATGACGTGTTCCCACATCGTCGATCTGGACGCGACGGGGCAACGTTACCACCTGCCGGCCCGTCGAGCCGGATGTTTCGAGGCTGGGAACCCAGCTTACGGCACCACTCAGCTCTCCCTGAGCGTCCCGATCTTGAGCGAGGTCTTCAACAACATGTCCGAATCCATCAAGGCTGACGGCCCACGAG GTTTGACGTTCGAAGCCTCCAAATCGTTCAACGAAGTCGAGGAAAATTTTACGATGAAGTGGTACCAGGACTGCCTCTGCCAACAGTTCATCCCCGCCTACCCAGAGATCCAGGGGATGTTAG AACGCGGGATTCAAATGCTGGACTTGGGGTGCGGACGTGGGGTTGCGACCCGCACTCTGGCCAAGCAGTTCCCCAACAGTCACTTCACAGGGCTAGACATCCGAGAGGAAAACGTTAAGGAGGCCACTGAAGCCGCCGAAGCAATGGGACTGAAGAACGTAGAGTATGTGACGTGCGACGCCACTGGCATGTCGGCGGAGTGGACCAACAAGTTCGACTACGTGTTCACTTTCAATGTCCTGCACGACACGTCTCGCCCGGATACCATATTGGCCGACGTCCGGCGGGTGCTGAAGAAAGATGGCGGCCGACTGTCCGTCGTCGAGTTCGGCTCGCACTCCGAGCACGCCATGAACATCGACAGCTACCCTTCGGCCGGCATGCTGTACACCATCAGCCTGTTCCACTGCTTGCCCGTGTCGTACCAAGAGGAAGACAGCCTTGGGCTGGGCACGCTCTGGGGCAAGGACAAGGTGGTCGAGTTTCTGAAGCAGTGCGGCTTCGTCGTCAAGTCCGTCAGCGAAGTCCCCATGCTTCCCGAGGCTCACTTCCTGTGCGAAGTTGCCCAGAAGTAG